In Mesoplasma florum L1, the DNA window CTAAAGAAAACAACAGTTGAACTTAATAATGCTATTAATTTCGAAATATCATCATTCATAAGTAAATAATCTTTATAAAGTTTTAAAAATGTTTTTGTTTCATTATTAACAAAAGCATTTGATAATTCAAAGATGTCGTTATCAATATATTTAGATAGATTATTTTTTATATCATCAAGTGTTATAACATCTGATTCTATGTGAGAAAGTTTAGTTAATTCATTTGTTAAAGTTTGCATATCTTTTGGAATAGATTGAAATATAAAAGCTGCATCATGATCTGTTATTGATTTTTCATTTCTAGTGAAAAATGCTTTAATATAATTTAAAACTTCATTTTCTTGCATAGTTTTAACATTAGTTACTTCTAGATTTTCTTCTATATATTTAGCTATTTTTAATCTTTTAGAAATTCTTTCGTTATTTAATGTAAAAATTACAACATTGTCGGTTTTACTTTCAAGAATTCTATAAAGTGCTTCTTCTGAATAGTTTCTATGCAAACTTATTTTTTCTTCTGTTGCAAATCAAGCATCACTTATTATTAAAATTTTAGGTTCTCCAAATAAGGAGAAAGTATTTAATGAAGTATATATTTCGGATATATCATTATAAATTAAGGAATAATTTTCAACTTCATATTCTTTTTCAGTCAATAAGTTCTTAACTAATTTATTAACTGTTTTAGTTAATAAAAAATGATCCTCTGAATAAATAAAATACATACTTACCTCCACAAATGTTATTCTTATTTTATATCAATGTTTAGATAAAAATGTTTAAAGAATAAAAATGTTTAATTTTATCTACTTATTTGTTATAATCTAAATTGTACTAAAAATTATATAAAGGAGTTGAAATTATGCCAAATATTAAATCACAAAAAAAACGTGTTTTAACTAATGAAAAATCAAGAGCTTCAAATAAAGCAATTAAATCAGAAATTAGAACAGCGATTAAAAAAGCTTTAGCTGCTAAAAAAGATGAAGCTACTGATGCAACAGATTTAATTAATCACGCAGTTAGTTTAGTTGACAAAGGTGTTAAAAAAGGTATCTTAAAACCTAATAAAGCTGCAAGAGAAAAATCACGTTTAATGCAAGCGTAATTCTCAACTAAAAAGAAATAATGTAAGGCAACAATTGTTGCCTTATTTTTTTATTATCTTATAGCTTTTAAATAAGACAAAGATATTATCTAAACCATTTGTGATGTAATATTGTATTTTTAATTTTTTGAGTGTGTCTATTGTTTCTTTATGAGGAAACTTTTTATTTCCGCCTTCATTTTCACCACTAATTAAAGCAATTTTAGGTTTTATTAAATTAATGAACTCAAAACTTGAACTTGTCTTACTCCCATGGTGGCCTATTTGTAAGATATCTACTTTCTTAAGATTTAAGATATAAATAAAATCAATTCTATTCATTAAGTACATTTCTGTTTCTTTTTCAGCATCTCCCATAAATAAACTTCTTATATTTCCAATATCTACTATTAAAACTAAACTCTTATTATTTTCAGAATTAGCATATGGATTTATAAAAATATTAATAATAATGTTTTTTATTTTTATAGTGTTTAATATATCTTCATTTAAAATAATTTGCTTTATTTTAAAATTTTCTTTTAAACTGAATAAATTATTATAATGGTCTTCATGTGTATGAGAAATAAAAATTAAATCTATTTTATTGATACCTTGATACTTTAAAAAATTACTTACGAGTTCTGGACTTCTTTGCTTTCCAACTCCAGCATCAAAAATTATAGTTATATTATTCCACTTGTTATGATAAACAAAACTATTACCGTTACCTACATTAAGCATTGTCAAATATTCTGAGGGCTTAAATAAAAAGTTTAAAACTAAAAATAAGAAAAATGCAATTATTGAATATATCTTTATTTTTATTGATACTAAATCACAAACAAAGTTTATTATTGTTAAATAACCAAATAATATAAAAATAATATTGAAATAACCAACATTTAATATAAGACTTATTCTTTTAAGCAAAATAACTACAGTTAGTAATACATCGTATAAATTATTTAATAAATCTTTGTTAATTAAATACACTAATGGCGTAATTCAGTAATATACACTTATTATTGGTGATAATAAAAAAGCGTAAAACATCGAAGTACCATTTATTTGATAAGTGAAATATACATTCAATAAATTTAATAGCATAAAGAAGAAAATGAAATTAAAAAGTTTTTTTTCTTTATTAACTAAAGATCAAAAGAGAATAATTAAAACAATGTATCAAAAACCAGAACTAAAAGCAAAGTTAGGAAAAATTAAAATGATAACGACAATTGAAACAAGATTTTTTAAATATTTATCAGTTTTTAATGTTTTAAATATATCTAAAATTTGATTAAACATTATCCTTGTAAACATAATAGGTCAACAAGTTAAATAGCTTCATACAAACAATATAAAAGTTGAAATGTATTTAAATTTTCTAAGAGTTATTTTATTAAATAATTTAAAGATTAAAAACATATTTATAAAATTAAAATTAATTAAATATTTTAAACCCAATTGATTTAATTCAGAAACCATTAAATCACTTGAATCATACTTATTTAAGAAAAGCACATTAATTAATAAAGGAGCATTATTCAAATTAAAATGTTTATAAATTAAAACTCTTATATTGAAGTTATTTAATATTTCTAAATTTGATGTTTTAATTTGGTATCTAATATTATCCTTGCTAAGATATTCTTTAAAATCAAATTCGTAGTAATTAGAAATGCTATTTATTTGATTTACTTTTCCTTTTATGTTTAGTTTCATACCTACAACATAATTATTTTTGTTAGCTTGTATATAAAATTTTGTATTATTAATTTTAACTATTATGTAATTAGTTTTACATTTTAATATTTTTGCTTTTCCGACTATTTCTTGTTCTTCTTCAAAACTATTTGAATTTCAGTATTGATATATCAATAACATTATTATTGCAATAACTATTCAAGCAGTTACGAACAATATTTTTCTTTTGTTTTCTAATCAGGTAAATATTAAAAGTATCAAAAGGCTTATAAACAAATAAATTATTTCTTGTGTATAAAAAAATGATACATAGATACAAGTGAAATTAAAAAAATAAAATATAAAATAGGTTTAAAATGTAATAAGTTTTGAAAGTCCTTTTTCAAATAAGAATTGTTCATTTTTAGATTCACAAAATGCTTTCACCTCACTTTCAATAACAGAAGAAGGCTTTGCTTGATCAATAATTAAGAATAGTTCAATAGAATATGATGAGCTTAAGTTAAATACTAATAAATCGCTCATTTTTATATTCAGATAATTTATTTTTTGAATATATTGATCTTTGATGTCTAAAACTATTTTATCTTGTTTTAAATTTATTTTAATTGGTTCGAACCAATTCAAATTACTGTTAACCTTTTGAAATTCATTTCAATAATTTTTATAATTATTTTTAGGCAATTTTTTAGGGTATGTAAAATTTTCAATATTTGTTATTAATTCATATCTAATTTGAAAAATAAATTCTTCTTTATTGCTAAAATTATCAATACTAAAAAAACTTGTTACAAAAACAAGGATTAAAATGATAGTAAAGGCTATTAAATATTGAAACTTTTTCATATTAGTTATTAAGGTAAAAAAAATAAAAAAATCTACATAAGTAGATTTAATTTTAATTATTTGTTAACTTTATTTAAAATTTCTTCAATTCTATTAGCATTCTCCAAACTAGTATCATATTCAAAGAATAAATCTGGTACTGTTCTTGTATTTAATTTATGTGCTAACTTCATACGAATAGTTTTTTTATTTTCTTCAAGTTCACTTGCTATTAATTCTTTTGTTATTTCTTTATTTAACGGTAAGAATGATCAATAAATTTTAGCTATTTCACTATCATTTGTTAATCTTACTTCAGCAATTGAAAGTGCTCTTAAAACATCGTTTTTCATTTCTCTTTCAATAATAATTGTAAGTTCTCTTAAAATTGTAGCTTCTTTTCTACCTTTAATTTTGTGATTTGCCATAAATCCACCTCGAGTTCTATACTATTATTATAATATTTTTTTCAAGATTTCCAAAATTTCTTTTCCAGCTATTTTAATAAAATCGTTAAATTGAACATTGTTTGTGTTTTTTTCTCCAATTACATCACTAATAATTTTTATTACACTAAACTCTTTTTCAAACAAATAGGCTGTTTGAGCATATGCAAAACATTCCATATCTAAAACACTAATTTTATCTTCAATTTTATTAATAAAATTTTTAACTTGTTCAGTTGAGTGGATAAATATATCTGATGAAGCAATATTTTTTATTTTTGCTTTACTGATAGTCTTAATAATATCTTTATTACTTGTTTCATAATATTTTGGCATTCTTGGTACTTGACCATAAGCATAACCAAATGCAGTTGCATCAGCAACGCTGTTATAAATTTTATCAATAATTAAAATATCACCTTGTTTCAATTCTTTATCACAACCACCACTAGTTCCAATATTAATTATTGAATCTATATCGTATTTACTTAAAATATATGACAATTGAGCAGCTGCATTAACTAAACCAATTCCAGTTATACAAAACATAATTTCTTCATTTTTATAAATTGTAAACTTTTCATTTTCAACTTTATTTAATTTGTAAAAAGCAATTGAATCCTGCAATTCTTCATGCATAGCTCCTATAATTAATTTCATTATTTTTCTCCTTTTACATAAAAGTTATAAGTTTTTAAAAGTTTATCGCCAATAGAATCTATTCCATGAGTTTTAATTGCAACTTCATATTGGTTTATTAGTAATTTAATAAAACCATTTTTTAAATTTTTAAAACATTCTTCTCGATAATATTCAACATCTTTATAATCTCGTTCTGAACTAATTTTATCTGCACAAAAAACAATCATATCCAATGTTGACATATTTTCACAACCAACAGTGTGATTGTAAACTGCATTAATTATTTCTTCATCTCTTATTAATCAATCATATTTTAAATGAAACGCACCTGTATATGAGTGTCAGACAGGTTTTGGTTCAACTAATAATGCTTTTTCATACTTATTAATGTATAAAGCTTGTTTTTCTTCTGATCATCTTTTAGTAATATCATGCAATGTACCAGCAACTTTTGCTTGTTGAGGATCTATATTATTAATTTCAGCTAGTTTAGCGGCCATATCTCCAACATTCAAGCAATGTTGATATCTTTCTTCATCCATAAATGGTTTCATTCTTGTTTGAAGATATAACAAGTGATAATTTATATAATCATTTACTTTAGGTGTTAATAAATTCAACTCTTCAAGATTTCTTATTTTTGTTGAACTTAAAAAATTGTTATCAAAATGATAAATAGGTAAACTATATTTTATTGCTACATCTTTTTTATATTCATTAGTTCTTTCAAACACAATAAAATTAACTAAATTAATAAGTTCGTCAAAATTATTTCATTCTTCTAATCTATCTAAATTATCTGAACCAATAACAAAAGAAAAATCATATTCTGGATACATTTTTTTGAAATGTGAAACTGTTTCAAAAGTTGTTGTAACTCTTTGATTGTTCATTTCAAATTGATTAATTTTAATATAATTTTCATCTTCAAAAATAAGATTAAGTAAATTTAATCTTTCTTCATTTGAAGTTTTTGTAGACGATTTAAAAGGATTTAAAAATGTAGGTATTATTCAAACTTCTTCATAACCAAGTTTGTCATGACAAGTTTTTGCCATATTAAAATGATCAGTGTGTACAGGGTCAAAACTTCCACCAAAAAGTGCTATTTTTTTATTATTTTTCATCTTTTCATCTTTCGCTCATAATATAGTCTTTACCTTTTTGCACTTCTGTTTTACTTAATGTTGGATAATCTCATTGTCTTAATATTTCATAAGTCACTATCCCTACTGTATTAGCAACATTAATGCTTCGAGTTTGAGGTGACATTGGAAGTCTAAAAGTATTTTCATAGTTATCTTTAATAATTTGTTTTGGTATACCTGTAGATTCTTTACCAAACATTACAAAAACAGGTTTTTGATATGAATTAAAATCAAAATCACTATGTGGTTTTTCACCATATCTTGAAATACAGAATAAATCAATACTTGGATTTTTTTCACAAAAATCTTCTCAATCATCATATAGTTGGTATTCAACTAAATCAAAAGTTCCAGCACTAGCTCTGTTCATTTCTTCTTTTTTAAATATAAAACCTAGAGGTTCTATAATATGTAACTTAGCATTTGTAGCAACACAAGTTCTAATTATTGCTGCTACGTTTTGAGCTATTTCTGGCTCATATAAAACTATATTAACTTGTCTTTCCATTTTATTTAATTTCCTTTTCAATTATTTTTTTAATATCATTCAACGCATAAGCTCTAGCTGAACAA includes these proteins:
- the holA gene encoding DNA polymerase III subunit delta; its protein translation is MYFIYSEDHFLLTKTVNKLVKNLLTEKEYEVENYSLIYNDISEIYTSLNTFSLFGEPKILIISDAWFATEEKISLHRNYSEEALYRILESKTDNVVIFTLNNERISKRLKIAKYIEENLEVTNVKTMQENEVLNYIKAFFTRNEKSITDHDAAFIFQSIPKDMQTLTNELTKLSHIESDVITLDDIKNNLSKYIDNDIFELSNAFVNNETKTFLKLYKDYLLMNDDISKLIALLSSTVVFFRDVNVMKQQGIRNEEIVQITKAHPYRVKIAISNKLNIRELNDKIKLLYYIQQGVLNNTMDKDNIVEYRFIKNMEDKNA
- the rpsT gene encoding 30S ribosomal protein S20 yields the protein MPNIKSQKKRVLTNEKSRASNKAIKSEIRTAIKKALAAKKDEATDATDLINHAVSLVDKGVKKGILKPNKAAREKSRLMQA
- a CDS encoding MBL fold metallo-hydrolase, yielding MFVTAWIVIAIIMLLIYQYWNSNSFEEEQEIVGKAKILKCKTNYIIVKINNTKFYIQANKNNYVVGMKLNIKGKVNQINSISNYYEFDFKEYLSKDNIRYQIKTSNLEILNNFNIRVLIYKHFNLNNAPLLINVLFLNKYDSSDLMVSELNQLGLKYLINFNFINMFLIFKLFNKITLRKFKYISTFILFVWSYLTCWPIMFTRIMFNQILDIFKTLKTDKYLKNLVSIVVIILIFPNFAFSSGFWYIVLIILFWSLVNKEKKLFNFIFFFMLLNLLNVYFTYQINGTSMFYAFLLSPIISVYYWITPLVYLINKDLLNNLYDVLLTVVILLKRISLILNVGYFNIIFILFGYLTIINFVCDLVSIKIKIYSIIAFFLFLVLNFLFKPSEYLTMLNVGNGNSFVYHNKWNNITIIFDAGVGKQRSPELVSNFLKYQGINKIDLIFISHTHEDHYNNLFSLKENFKIKQIILNEDILNTIKIKNIIINIFINPYANSENNKSLVLIVDIGNIRSLFMGDAEKETEMYLMNRIDFIYILNLKKVDILQIGHHGSKTSSSFEFINLIKPKIALISGENEGGNKKFPHKETIDTLKKLKIQYYITNGLDNIFVLFKSYKIIKK
- the rbfA gene encoding 30S ribosome-binding factor RbfA: MANHKIKGRKEATILRELTIIIEREMKNDVLRALSIAEVRLTNDSEIAKIYWSFLPLNKEITKELIASELEENKKTIRMKLAHKLNTRTVPDLFFEYDTSLENANRIEEILNKVNK
- the mtnN gene encoding 5'-methylthioadenosine/S-adenosylhomocysteine nucleosidase yields the protein MKLIIGAMHEELQDSIAFYKLNKVENEKFTIYKNEEIMFCITGIGLVNAAAQLSYILSKYDIDSIINIGTSGGCDKELKQGDILIIDKIYNSVADATAFGYAYGQVPRMPKYYETSNKDIIKTISKAKIKNIASSDIFIHSTEQVKNFINKIEDKISVLDMECFAYAQTAYLFEKEFSVIKIISDVIGEKNTNNVQFNDFIKIAGKEILEILKKIL
- a CDS encoding nicotinate-nucleotide adenylyltransferase, with the protein product MKNNKKIALFGGSFDPVHTDHFNMAKTCHDKLGYEEVWIIPTFLNPFKSSTKTSNEERLNLLNLIFEDENYIKINQFEMNNQRVTTTFETVSHFKKMYPEYDFSFVIGSDNLDRLEEWNNFDELINLVNFIVFERTNEYKKDVAIKYSLPIYHFDNNFLSSTKIRNLEELNLLTPKVNDYINYHLLYLQTRMKPFMDEERYQHCLNVGDMAAKLAEINNIDPQQAKVAGTLHDITKRWSEEKQALYINKYEKALLVEPKPVWHSYTGAFHLKYDWLIRDEEIINAVYNHTVGCENMSTLDMIVFCADKISSERDYKDVEYYREECFKNLKNGFIKLLINQYEVAIKTHGIDSIGDKLLKTYNFYVKGEK
- a CDS encoding tRNA (cytidine(34)-2'-O)-methyltransferase — encoded protein: MNKMERQVNIVLYEPEIAQNVAAIIRTCVATNAKLHIIEPLGFIFKKEEMNRASAGTFDLVEYQLYDDWEDFCEKNPSIDLFCISRYGEKPHSDFDFNSYQKPVFVMFGKESTGIPKQIIKDNYENTFRLPMSPQTRSINVANTVGIVTYEILRQWDYPTLSKTEVQKGKDYIMSERWKDEK